From Aspergillus chevalieri M1 DNA, chromosome 4, nearly complete sequence, a single genomic window includes:
- a CDS encoding agmatinase (COG:E;~EggNog:ENOG410PI69;~InterPro:IPR020855,IPR023696,IPR006035;~PFAM:PF00491;~SECRETED:SignalP(1-18);~go_function: GO:0016813 - hydrolase activity, acting on carbon-nitrogen (but not peptide) bonds, in linear amidines [Evidence IEA];~go_function: GO:0046872 - metal ion binding [Evidence IEA]): MMLISKTTLLALAAVAAAHGDHRQEPLAGPHKGLWYNTIPGDGGTQADSAFSGISTFGRLPYFPCLASEDEKYDIAFIGAPFDTGTSYRPGARFGPSGIRQGSRRLNLYGGYNVPLEANPFVSDLRILDCGDIPVTSYDNGWAIQQIEHGHNNLLMRKPFTNADEYGLSRAGKTLPRIITMGGDHTITLPLLRSINKAYGPVTVIHFDSHLDSWKPKVFGGSPSEVASINHGTYFYHAAMEGLLRNDTNIHAGIRTTLSGPSDYENDGYCGFEIVEAREIDTIGIEGIIKKIRDRVGTENPVYLSIDIDTLDPAYAPGTGTPETGGWTTRELRTIVRGLDGINLIGADIVEVSPAYDTNAELSTMAAADVLYEIMTMMVKKGPLSIPTRKDL, encoded by the exons ATGATGTTGATTTCGAAGACGACCCTTCTCGCCCTCGCTGCCGTCGCAGCGGCCCATGGTGACCATCGCCAGGAGCCTCTCGCCGGACCTCATAAGGGATTGTGGTATAATACCATTCCTGGAGATGGTGGGACGCAG GCCGATTCTGCCTTCTCCGGTATCTCGACCTTCGGCCGCTTGCCATACTTCCCTTGTCTTGCGAGTGAAGACGAGAAGTATGACATTGCATTTATTG GTGCTCCATTCGACACGGGCACCTCGTACAGACCCGGTGCGAGATTCGGCCCTAGCGGCATTAGACAGGGTTCTCGTCGTTTGAATCTCTA CGGTGGCTATAACGTCCCCCTCGAGGCGAACCCATTCGTCAGTGACCTTCGAATTCTGGACTGTGGTGATATCCCGGTGACTTC ATATGACAACGGTTGGGCCATCCAGCAAATCGAACATGGCCATAACAATCTCCTCATGCGGAAGCCCTTCACCAACGCTGACGAATACGGCCTCTCGAGAGCGGGCAAGACACTCCCCCGCATCATCACCATGGGTGGCGATCATACAATCACCCTACCCCTGCTGCGGAGTATTAACAAGGCTTATGGACCGGTTACAGTGATTCATTTCGATAGCCATCT TGACTCGTGGAAGCCGAAGGTTTTCGGCGGCTCTCCTAGCGAGGTTGCTTCGATTAACCACGGCACTTACTTCTACCATGCGGCCATGGAAGGCTTGTTGAGAAACGATACCAACATCCATGCCGGTATCCGGACCACGCTATCGGGACCGTCAGACTATGAAAATGACGGTTACTGTGGATTTGAAATTGTCGAGGCAAGAGAAATTGATACCATTG GAATCGAGGGAATCATCAAGAAGATCAGGGACCGCGTCGGGACCGAGAACCCTGTGTATCTCtcgattgatattgatactTTGGATCCTGCTT ACGCCCCCGGAACTGGAACACCCGAGACAGGCGGCTGGACGACCCGCGAACTGCGCACTATTGTCCGCGGCCTGGACGGAATCAACCTCATCGGTGCAGACATTGTCGAGGTCTCTCCGGCGTACGATACGAATGCTGAGCTGTCGACTAT GGCCGCTGCGGATGTTCTTTATGAGATTATGACCATGATGGTGAAGAAGGGACCGTTGTCCATTCCTACTAGGAAAGACCTGTGA
- a CDS encoding MATE family efflux transporter (COG:V;~EggNog:ENOG410PHMQ;~InterPro:IPR002528;~PFAM:PF01554,PF14667;~TransMembrane:10 (i52-73o93-118i138-158o178-197i209-228o234-260i281-299o360-378i431-454o460-485i);~go_component: GO:0016020 - membrane [Evidence IEA];~go_function: GO:0015297 - antiporter activity [Evidence IEA];~go_function: GO:0042910 - xenobiotic transmembrane transporter activity [Evidence IEA];~go_process: GO:0055085 - transmembrane transport [Evidence IEA]) — MDRLPLERSDSVSVASEAPTEYTSLLPKPLDEENCNDRVDYREDDSIPRIRLIVAEFWVLLKGSIPVILAYTLQNSLQTMSVLVVGRTSPENLATSAFSFMFAMITAWMIALGGTTAVDTLASSSFTGSSNAHDLGVLLQRGFFVLGLFYFPVAILWACSEPVFLFLGQDPDLSRDSARFLTCLIPGGLGYIFFELMKKYLQAQGIMRPGTYVLLITSPINAALNYLFCYTLGIGLLGAPLATSISYWLSFFLLVLYVRFISGSECWGGWSREAFQNLGTFGRLAILGIVHVGSEWWAFEIVALAAGRLGTIPLAAQSVIMTADQILNTIPFGVGVATSARVGNLLGLRSPSGAARAANTAAWLSMSLGAVVLAVLMGTRNHFAKLFNDDDRVVRLTAEVLPLVALFQIADGLNGSCGGSLRGMGRQHVGALVNLISYYCGALPLGVWLAFHGWGLQGLWAGQCIALYLVGMLEWAIVALSNWNVEVDKAFKRMDGMQ; from the exons ATGGACCGACTTCCTCTTGAGCGCAGTGACAGCGTTTCCGTCGCAAGTGAAGCTCCCACGGAATATACATCGCTTTTGCCGAAGCCACTCGACGAGGAAAACTGCAACGATCGAGTTGATTACAGGGAAGATGACAGCATTCCTCGGATTCGTCTCATTGTCGCTGAATTCTGGGTCCTGCTGAAGGGATCGATACCGGTCATTCTGGCCTACACACTACAGAACAGCCTCCAAACCATGTCTGTACTAGTTGTCGGCCGGACGTCGCCGGAGAACCTTGCCACGAGTGCCTTTTCGTTTATGTTCGCCATGATCACGGCCTGGATGATTGCCTTGGGTGGAACGACGGCAGTGGATACGCTGGCTTCTTCGAGTTTCACGGGCAGTTCGAATGCGCATGACTTGGGAGTATTGTTGCAGCGAGGATTCTTTGTGCTGGGGCTGTTTTACTTTCCGGTTGCTATTCTCTGGGCCTGTTCGGAGCCGGTGTTTCTATTTCTCGGACAAGATCCGGATTTGTCTAGAGATAGCGCGAGGTTTCTGACATGTCTGATCCCTGGAGGACTGGGGTACATCTTTTTCGAGTTGATGAAGAAATATCTCCAGGCACAAG GCATCATGCGACCCGGAACGTATGTGCTCTTGATCACATCGCCTATCAACGCAGCTCTGAACTATCTCTTTTGCTATACTCTCGGGATCGGACTGCTTGGAGCTCCCCTTGCTACCAGCATCTCATACtggctctctttctttctgctcGTCCTGTATGTACGATTTATTTCCGGCTCCGAGTGCTGGGGTGGATGGTCCCGCGAGGCCTTTCAGAATTTGGGTACTTTTGGCCGGTTGGCGATTCTCGGAATTGTGCATGTCGGGAGCGAGTGGTGGGCTTTTGAGATAGTCGCCTTAGCAGCTGGACGACTGGGAACGATCCCACTGGCTGCACAGAGCGTAATCATGACAGCAGACCAGATCCTCAATACAATACCTTTTGGCGTCGGGGTAGCCACCTCCGCGAGAGTGGGAAACCTCCTTGGCCTCCGCAGTCCATCCGGTGCAGCACGAGCGGCGAATACCGCGGCATGGCTGAGCATGTCACTCGGGGCCGTGGTTCTGGCCGTGCTGATGGGCACCCGGAACCACTTCGCGAAGTTATTCAATGATGATGATCGCGTGGTCCGACTCACGGCCGAAGTGTTACCGCTGGTGGCTCTTTTCCAAATCGCGGACGGGCTCAACGGAAGCTGCGGCGGTAGTCTTCGCGGAATGGGCCGGCAGCATGTGGGTGCGCTGGTGAACCTGATCAGTTACTACTGCGGCGCGTTGCCATTGGGTGTCTGGTTGGCGTTTCATGGATGGGGATTGCAGGGGCTGTGGGCGGGACAGTGTATCGCATTGTATCTAGTGGGGATGCTGGAGTGGGCGATCGTTGCTTTGAGCAATTGGAATGTTGAGGTGGATAAGGCGTTTAAGCGGATGGATGGTATGCAGTAG